From Triticum urartu cultivar G1812 chromosome 2, Tu2.1, whole genome shotgun sequence, a single genomic window includes:
- the LOC125538224 gene encoding G-type lectin S-receptor-like serine/threonine-protein kinase At2g19130 — translation MASLRLASSNQASFDHPTNTLLPGAKIGRDKVTGLTHRLVSNKNLIDRAHGRYCYELVPNKLILTPLNSSITYWSSGEWNGQYFSSIPEMLSRDLIDFKFVNNTNEEYFTFTLLNDTMIMHHLLDVSGQMKTLIWVEVSQDWSHSYINPNAQCDVYAFCGPFTVCDDNSAPYCSCMKGFSIRSPEDWEQNDRNGGCVRNTPLNCGSNRSTAGMTDKFYSLSNVKLPQNADNIGSATSARECAEVCLRSCSCTAYSCTDSRCSIWHEELLNVKQQDADTTDTNDGAVLYLRLAAKEMQTQKPGRRVTTRILAVTIVTALELLALTLLVLILMIRRNNRSWSGGTLIDPQDGGIIAFRYTDLQWATRNFSEKLGPGGFGSVFKAYLSDSVTMAVKRLDGACQGEKQFRAEVTTVGVIQHINLVRLIGFCCEGERRLLAYEYMPNRSLDIHLFQKNNTVLNWGTRFKIALGVARGLAYLHESCQDLIIHCDIKPQNILLDASFVAKIADFGMAKLIGRDFSRVLTTARGTIGYLAPEWISGVAITAKVDVYGYGMVLMEIISGRPNSLEQYTAGGDCDVFFPVHAAHMLLEGDVASLVDGKLSGDVNLEEAERLCKVACWCIQDDEFDRPTMGEVVRILEGLSDLDTPPIPRLLQVITRRSLHPPSTYSYLCNESE, via the exons ATGGCAAGTTTGCGCTTGGCTTCTTCCAACCAGGCA AGTTTTGACCACCCAACAAATACTTTGCTCCCTGGTGCGAAGATCGGCCGAGACAAGGTCACTGGTTTGACTCAccgtcttgtttccaacaagaaCTTGATTGACCGAGCTCATGGCCGTTACTGTTATGAGTTAGTTCCTAACAAGTTGATCCTTACGCCTTTGAACTCATCCATAACATACTGGTCTAGCGGGGAATGGAATGGACAGTATTTTAGCTCCATTCCGGAGATGTTAAGCCGCGACTTGATAGACTTCAAGTTTGTCAACAACACAAATGAGGAGTACTTCACATTCACCTTACTGAACGACACGATGATCATGCATCATCTACTTGATGTTTCTGGTCAAATGAAGACTTTAATATGGGTTGAGGTCTCTCAGGATTGGTCACATTCCTACATCAACCCCAATGCTCAGTGTGATGTCTATGCTTTCTGTGGACCATTCACTGTGTGCGATGATAACTCAGCTCCATATTGTAGCTGCATGAAGGGCTTCTCCATAAGATCCCCAGAGGATTGGGAGCAAAATGATAGAAACGGTGGATGCGTTAGAAATACTCCTTTAAATTGTGGCAGTAACAGGAGTACTGCAGGAATGACTGATAAATTCTACTCCTTGTCCAACGTGAAATTGCCTCAGAATGCTGACAACATAGGCTCTGCTACCAGTGCTAGAGAATGTGCAGAAGTTTGCCTGAGAAGTTGCTCTTGCACTGCATATTCTTGCACCGACAGTCGATGCTCTATTTGGCATGAGGAACTCCTCAATGTAAAACAACAGGATGCTGACACTACGGACACAAATGATGGTGCAGTTCTTTATCTTCGCCTTGCTGCAAAAGAGATGCAAACTCAGAAACCTGGCAGAAGAGTGACCACTCGGATTTTGGCAGTTACCATTGTCACTGCCCTGGAGTTACTGGCACTCACATTGCTAGTTCTTATATTGATGATTCGGAGGAACAATAGGAGTTGGTCTGGTGGTACACTGATAGATCCTCAAGACGGTGGAATTATTGCATTTAGATACACTGATTTGCAGTGGGCAACAAGAAATTTCTCGGAGAAGCTAGGTCCCGGCGGCTTTGGTTCTGTGTTCAAGGCATATCTGTCTGACTCGGTTACAATGGCAGTGAAAAGGCTTGATGGTGCTTGTCAAGGAGAAAAACAATTCAGGGCCGAGGTGACTACAGTCGGGGTTATACAACATATCAATTTAGTTAGACTGATCGGTTTCTGCTGCGAGGGTGAACGAAGGTTACTTGCATATGAGTACATGCCAAATCGTTCTCTTGACATCCATCTATTTCAGAAGAACAACACAGTTTTAAACTGGGGTACCAGGTTTAAAATAGCTCTGGGAGTTGCTAGGGGTCTGGCTTACCTGCATGAGAGCTGCCAAGACTTGATCATACATTGTGATATCAAGCCACAAAATATACTCCTCGATGCGTCGTTTGTTGCTAAAATTGCTGACTTTGGTATGGCCAAGTTAATAGGGAGGGATTTTAGCCGGGTTCTGACTACAGCAAGAGGAACCATAGGATACCTTGCACCCGAATGGATAAGTGGGGTTGCTATCACAGCAAAAGTCGATGTTTATGGCTATGGGATGGTGCTAATGGAAATCATATCAGGAAGACCGAATTCACTTGAACAATACACTGCAGGTGGTGATTGTGATGTTTTCTTCCCTGTGCATGCGGCACATATGCTTCTCGAGGGAGATGTGGCAAGCTTGGTGGATGGCAAATTATCTGGTGATGTGAATCTAGAGGAGGCTGAACGACTATGCAAGGTTGCTTGTTGGTGCATTCAGGATGATGAGTTTGATCGGCCGACGATGGGCGAAGTTGTTCGTATTCTAGAGGGCCTATCTGATCTTGATACGCCTCCTATTCCAAGACTACTTCAGGTCATTACAAGGAGGAGCTTGCACCCGCCATCCACCTACTCCTACCTCTGTAATGAATCAGAATAA
- the LOC125541724 gene encoding chemocyanin-like: MARGSSSGKLAEHGLLLVFLMLLQGGVEQAAARPREWYVGDQKGWTFGVMGWPNSPTFKPFREGDVLVFKYDRAAQNVLQADDFGFGTCTRHPANATVYDSGNDRIRLSRGLINFISGVSDNCYKGGVKISLTVRP; encoded by the exons ATGGCACGGGGAAGCAGCAGCGGAAAGCTGGCTGAGCACGGCCTCCTCTTGGTTTTCCTGATGCTGCTGCAGGGTGGCGTggagcaggcggcggcgcggccgcgGGAGTGGTACGTCGGCGACCAGAAGGGCTGGACCTTCGGCGTCATGGGGTGGCCCAACTCGCCTACCTTCAAGCCCTTCAGGGAAGGCGACGTGCTGG TTTTCAAGTACGACCGCGCGGCGCAGAACGTGCTACAGGCGGACGACTTCGGGTTCGGCACCTGCACCAGGCACCCCGCCAACGCCACGGTGTACGACTCCGGCAACGACCGCATCAGGCTCTCTCGCGGCCTCATCAACTTCATCAGCGGCGTCTCGGACAACTGCTACAAGGGCGGCGTCAAGATCTCACTCACCGTCAGGCCGTGA